CCAGAGAACTTCAGCCCTCGACGAATTCTTGGATCTTATCGATTGTGGCAGCAGACCCTTCCCTAATTATCAATAAGGTGGGATAGGGGTTTTATTGAAGTGGTTCTATTgttcattatctttttttttaggacagCATTATATGTGTTGGATCAAAGCAGTGGGTGCTCTCCTCCCATTCAGGCTACAAGATAAACTGGCAAAAATCGAAGGTAATGCCAGTGTCCTTTGCTCCCCTGCTGACATtggagtatttccatttatgtGTCTACCTTCGGGGATGAAATATCTGTGTATAAGATTGACTAAggagaatataaaaaatatcaagaGTAGTTTAGCCAAGtggaaaatgttgaatttatcTCTGTGGGTGGAAATAAATGCAGTTAGAATGATGGTAACTTTAAAGATTAACTATATTTTCATGATGCTCCCTTTCCTGTATTTGTGCTTcagctgggggaaaaaacaagagCCCGTAGGATTAAGCTGTTTACCACTAAAGAGAATGGAGGACTGGCATTACCAAATATAGAATTATACAATATTGCCTTTGAAATGCTTAAACTATGCAACGCTGGTCAGGTAGTGGCTCACATCTGGGCTGGATAGAGATAAGTGAAGTTGCTTATCTCTAGTGAATTCAAATCATAAACTTTGACTCTGTATAGATTCCCTTTACTCCCCTGTCACTCTGCTACCTGTTTGCATGCCACCTTCACCCACTTAgctcacatttcaaaacaaacaggtACAGGTATTCCAGCTCTGTGGAAAAGCACCTTAGTACAGTGGTTcgcaaccttttttcagtgatgtaccccctgtgaaatactttttcagccaagtaccccctaaccagcgcaaagcatttttggttgaaaaaaaagatgtaatacacagcgctctgccatcagtgtctgatttattaaactgtcaacactgaagattgcattgttgcattgaattcagtttatgaacttacacttatattttattgaatatttattaaataactatttttaaaggatttttgaatggatgctaattttaaatacattttttttaaatctcacgtaccccctggagtgccttcacgtacccccaggggtacacgtacccccatttgagaaccactgccttaGTAGAACCAATACACAAAAGCGGTGAGGTCTCTAATCCCAACAAAGAACATCCAATATCTAGACTTCCTTGCCTAGCAAAAATCTGAGAATCATTAGCCGATTTAAACTATGTGCCTTTATGACTTATTAAACCTACGACAACCACAGCAGACCAGTTTTTGCCCGAGTACAATAACAGCTGCAGTTTCAGTCACTGATAACACTTTCTCCCAAAATAGTTCAGTGCTGCCCTCTTCGTTGTCCTATCCAAAGCATTTAATAACGTTGACCCAATTAAGCCACGCTTAGTTCCACTCATAGaagataaagcagggtatgctttagggcgtggctacctcgtgagtgacaggtcactaccacggcattgtccggtctgggagttgtcagAGTGACAGTGGTGAAATACAGACAGATTAATGAGCTGGTTACATGGTTTGTCTGAGCAACAGGCTCATTTGATACACAGAAATCATACCTTCTGTAAGTTGACAGTGTAAGGTGCAGGATCCCAGGCCACCAGAGTCACGTTCTTGTAGATTGAGCTCGTGTTGAATCGATGCCTCGGATTGGCCAAAATCTGTAAAAGCAAGAAGTCACGATTTTATTGGCAGTTGCACTGATCCCTGAAGTCTTATTGTCATCGTACAGTTACCAGGCATTTGAAATATCGATCTTTAGAGCTGCTGGTACACAGATTTTGTTGCCTCAGTCATTTAATCAAtgtacaatgcctataaaaagtattcaccccccttggatgttttccccttttgttgcttttatacatgaaatcatggtcaatataatttggcttttttgacaagaatttgcaaaaaaagcttctttcatgtcaaagtgaaaacagatttttacaaactaatgtcaattaattaaagatatacagtgtaaaataagtgtttgcataaatattcatcCCCTTtgaaagtgactgacctaattcaacagaggtccagctagttgacgccagcagtgtcacaattagtgaaacggagatcacctgagtgcagttgatgtgtgtcaagtgattgtagtataaaaacacctgtgtctgggaggacCAGTCACTGggtcatcagtattcctgctacaattacaacatgaagacaaaagaacactccaagcaactcagagaaaagataattgaaaagtataagtcaggagatggctacaaaaagatttccaactcactggacatcccacagagttcagttaaagccatcattaagaaatggaaggagtatggcacttgtttaaatctgcctagagctgcctgtcctcacaaactgagtgaccgggcaagaagaagactggtgaggaggccaccaagacacctacgaccactctgaaggagttaaaagcttcagtggctcagatgggagagactgtacatacaacaactgttgcccgggttcttcaccagtcgaagctgtatggaagagtggcaaagagaaaaccactgttgaaaaaaagctcatatgaaatctcgcctggaattcaCCCAAaagcatgtgggagactccaagatcaattggaagaaggttctttggtctgatgagacaaacatttagctttttggccatcagactagacgctatgtttggcaaacaccaaacactgcacatcaccacaaacacaccatctccaccgtgaagcatggtggtggcagcatcatgctctgggatgcttctcagcagcaggccctggaaggcttgtaaaggtagaggggaacatgaatgcagaaaaatatcgccaaatcctggaggataatctgactctgTCTGCAAGAGAAttacgacttgggagaagatttattttccagcaagacaacgaccccaagcatacagcaaaagctacacagaaatggttcaaagacaacaaggtgaatgttctggagtggccaagtcaaagcccagatctcaatccaatcaaATTTGTGgctgaaaagagctgttcacgcccgatccccgagcaaccaGACAGAGCTTGaactgttttgcaaggaagaatggagaaaaattgcagtgttcagatgtgccagcctgattgagacatatccacacagactcagtgctgtgattgcagccaaaggtgcatctactaaatactgacctgaagggggtgaatatttatgcaatactttactttaccttatatattttatttaattgacattagtttgtaaaaatatgttttcactttgacatgaaagaagctgtTTTTGCGAAGTCTTgtcaaaaagccaaattatattgaccatgatttcatgtacaaaagcaacaaaaggggaaaacatccaaggggggtgaatacttatTATAGGCATTGTaagtacaaaaacaatgaaCAGAATGAATTTAACACGGGGATAGTTCAGCTTTTGCTTGATTGATGAGACATTTTCGTAGTTTTGTGTGTGgttaaaacaggaaaacattCAGTTAGGCGAGCGGAGTCTAGATTTAAAGTGCCACACTGtatattgtaaataaagaaCCAAGGTTTAATtattgttacataaaaaaacctgaactgtcctcaaataaaataattataaaaaaatatattccaatTATACATTAAGAATGTGCAAATAAGTATTATTGATTGATAATCATTTCTATTCTCCAGTGGGGCCTTAGCTGATATAATTAGAATCCGTAGCACAAAATGCAAACAAGGCATCAATAAATCAACGTCAACTGTATGTGTCAAGAAATAGGTGCATTGAAatcataaataatttatattttcaacatgtGCCACTCCACATGTTTTACAAGTGTTTCATTGAGTGACACAGCCCTCTGAGTTATACATCCATCAATAATTAATTTTTGTGCAATATGCAAGGCCATACTCTCACTCACCTGTGAGTTGATGATGCGGATGGTTGTTTTGTTGCCCACGTCTCGCTCGTATCCCTCCGTAGGCGCTGCGTTGAACCGCAAGACTGCATCATGATTatctgagagaaaaaacacagaccaCATCACTTGAAGCAGGTAATGAACTGACCTTGCAgtataaatgttataaaatacacaggagaaataaaaataataataaattatgagtatgacctttttgttttcctcccaaTACTCTGCTGGAGCTTTTTTCGTCCTACAAAAAACTTATTTCGAACTGCAATATATGTTTGCCATTTTTTGAGCTTTGACACTCAGATAAATGAAAACTGGGACAAACAAAGGCAGAAAAACATACCCAAAATCAATTCGGCATGAGCTTATCAAGGTCTTGATGTAGTCAATGCTGTGTTTGGAATGAGCTGTTGAGTCTTTAATTTTGGAggcaacttttaaaaaataaagaatatctaCACAAAAAAGCACACTGAGGctcaatgaaacaaaaaaaaaaaaaacgaacgTTTTGATACGAATGCTGCTAAcgaataaattgtaaaaagacaCACCATGTGTAGTTATTTTTCGTTTTGGCAAGTAGCCGTGTAATAAGCATAATGTATAGAATGTCGGGCCCTTCAGGGCGAACAGGACACCTCCGCTGCGCGTCGGTGTCCTGTTCGCCCTGTCGGGGCTTAATAATGACcgatacattatatatttatgatatacTCAGCAGAGTAGGCCCTAAGTAACAAATGTCAGGTTGAAATCGGAATAAAAATAACCCCCTCAGTCACTTGTTGCATGGTCTGTGGGAGGCGCGAGCCCTGGCGTTACACGCGCAGTGAGAGCCCCGTGAGAAGGACATGACGGAGAAGGAGTGCAATCGAACAAGGAGTGCCGGCGTTGGTGTCTAAGCCGAATGCGACGGCTGCCGTGTGGGAGCACTTCGGCTTCAAACCCAACGGCCGGGGCGAACCAACTAACCTGAGAGATCCTGCCTTAAGCCACACAAAGTCAACATGTTGGTATTTCTTGCATTCGAATGACTTCCCACTCATAATaagtacacatacacagatctTTTTGTAGTTATATTATTGCATGTttgagacagaagagacaatGACAACACACTCACTGCAGTGATGCAAATCATGATCTGAGCGTTAAAAACGATGTCCGTCAGGCTTACAGACGTAACCAAAGTGCTCTCTAGTGGCTGACTCCTGAAACTGATGAACCACCAttaatacaaagaaaacattacagTTATATCACTAATTCTGTCCActttatggtttgttttgtaCATATAGTGTCCCTCACAGTTCACACACCAACATGAAATCCTCAGCTTGATGGATGTGTGTAGTAATAATTAGAAACTTGTAGAGTCTGCCTGTCTGTTGATCGATCCATCAGTCACACTGATGCTTGTCTTGTGTTGATCTGACACCAGAGTGGATGATCTTCCAGCTTTTCATCTGATTCTCTCTCATCACTGCAGCCAGTTTACTGTTACGCCACCAATTGGCATTCACTACAACACGACCTACTGCAAACACTCAAAACGTGCTCACTAGCTTGACATGGAGTTTGCCCTCCTGCTCCAATATAATCCTATAAACATGTTGGTTTCCTCGAGGCCACAACACACTGCAGGATTTTCAAGGTTTTCTTAAAGAACGGATTGTTTTTAGTCCAATCAACAGaggtttattttacttttataagGAAACTCACAACATCAATATTTCACACAATATTCAGACTAaagattattttgtaaaaaatattgttttcttgcCTAATTtaatccttttcatttatttagattttcttattttttttccttatatTTCATCAACTTATTTAAAATTtcagatttattattattttaatcaattcttttttcagtaatacattttttttaaatatgtatctataatgtaattaaattgttttattaatatttctagTTTGTATTGTTCCAgggtattttgtttttaatgttttgatgcaCTGACTAGTATTGACTGTCTGAAGACAAGTCTTACATGTTTTACACTCATGTTTGCCATCATTTTAtcagtgttatttatttctataaatgCATGtactttgaaatatatataatatataaataaatgcatgatttgcgtgatgtttatttttatcagcCGAGTGTGTGGTCATTATAACAAATATATCCCTGTGGTTCTTATCGAGGACAATACTGTGTTATAGTACTGAAATAACTAATACAGAATATAATAATGGGGGTCAATTACGCCTACTCATAAATGCTAATATGAGTAGGCGTACATCTACAGTCTCCTCATGGTGAGAAACCCACCAGGACTGCTTGAGTGACATCAATTATGTACCACGGCACAGAAAACCTGTTGTAGCTTGTCGAAATGTGTTTATGACATCCATTTCTATGGATATTTTTCCACATAGCCAGTGATCTCAATCTGATCTTACTGTGACTTCTTAAGATGAATCGACACCTTTCTCATGACCTTCGTTACAGCTGGCAGAGTGGTGAGCAgtttaatcaaaaaaataattcgATGCATTCGCAGAGCAGCCCTAGAGGTTTCTATCTGTCCAGatatagaaaatagaaaataccAGTGATCTGTATTCCACCCAAATTATTAGGTGACTCCCAGGTACAACCTATACAAGTTTGCAACaagtcactttttttccccGCCACCATTTCCCTTAACACGTGTTTGTTGGTTTAACCTCAACCGGACCAGGATCAATATTCAACCCTCGCCTTGTTTTCGCAATTATCGTCTTTTTCCGTGTCTGCAATGTCTCATGAGAGAAACCCACTTACATTTATAATGactacaatgttttttttaaataatagagGGATTTTAATGCGACAATTTTTTTAGCAGCATTTTGTGGCTTAATCACTTTGCATACGCACAAGTTTATTACGTTTATTTATCTGTAAAATCCAATTCCTAGTCTCAAGTGTGCACTTTTCCTGTCTTATAGTATTCATAACTTCAACCAGGCATTTCTATACGTTTCTGGTGACTCTGTATACCGCATTACAGACAGAACAACATCATGTTTAAAACGatttgttaatattaatgtataAAAGTAAACCGTGGCCAGGTCAGTCCACTGGTCTGCTGCAGGTTTACAGTAGGTGGTTGTGCTTTCGACATCATCGGGAACTGCCATAAAGTATGTGAAGCTGGTGACATATACAGTGATTAAACTACAGTATCACAACACCATTATTCATACTCCGTCATAGAGAgtttcatttaaagtttaaGAGTTAATTTGTCAGTGTCTGTGAGATTAAACGTGATTACAGTGCTCCTCTGTTGACTCAGTTGGTTCATGTCTGATGTGTTCTTTTCCTCCTGCCACATGATGAAGGACTTTTACAGTGTGAGATGGACTCTTACTAAATCTATTCTGGCTCTGTGGGACTTGTTAGATGCCCGCTGACAATGTTGGCTTTCAACTTTATATAACTGCCCCTGGTAGCTGCAGTTTAGTTACTTCAAAGTTgggtgtctttttgtgtctaaAAGTGTGGATGAAAACGTCCATGTTGGCTAATAAAGCCAGGGAGAGGAAGACAATATCATTAGCAGGCTACTGGATGTTGCAGTAGAttaagtgggtttttttgtttacaattaGAATGCATTATTGTGGTATCAAAATGGCTCCAGTTATGACTGTAacatgtttcctctctgctgattACCTTAAATTAGCTTTGCGTTACATCATAAATTGATATGAGtgctgactttttaaaaaaaggtattaaatGGCCTTGTTCCAATTACATTACAAACTTGTTAACCAATTATGTGCCTGAGAGCCCAGCAGGGATGTTGAAAGAGTTTTATCTATCTATGGTGCTTGGACACACGTCTCCACTCTTTCACACATTATGaataacaaacaacataaacaaacataatcagGAGGCTTCACCAGAACAGACTGAGGGGAGTTACTCCTCAGAACCACAAACTATGTAATCTCAAAAATGAGTTAAATCAAAActatcaaaaatattaaaacactaaaaaattCACAAGAATAATACTTGTTACAGGGCATTTCATTGAATAATGCTCTAATGTGTTTCCGTTATATTCTCCATCACATGTTCTGGGGATGCAGTTTATGTTGTTCACCACATGATGGcagccacacatcacacacacaaatcccactaaaataaactaaaccaaaGCCTCAGTTACAAAGCTCTCACAGGGAGAACTCTGTGCTGCAGCCACTGAGAGACAACCAATAATCCAAATGTCAGTCTGCCTGTAAAGGGCACAGAAACAGAGTATGATTGGCACATTCATCTTTTGACTATTTGTCACAATTAACAGCTGCAAAATCTAGGTTTTGATGCAGTGCAGCCTTTTGGGAAGGACAGCGGGGTGAGAAGCAGCAGACAGAGTGCGATCAATGCAGTTTGATTTCCTGTTGAAGCTGAGCCTGAGAATTGATGTTACAAAGTCAAGCTTTTCCAACACTGTTCAATAATTAATCAGCTCTAGAACAGGGTTCTGAGGGTCTCATGCGTCGAGTCATTTAGTCCCCCCCGAGAAGCATATCACTTCTTAAGAACTGAATATCAGGATGATGACACACTGAACCAATACCCTGACATAAAGATGTATGAGTTGGCCCTCAGAGAAAAAGCAGTcatgaattatttaatttatttatttgattgctTTCCTATATTCTTATAATGACTCTCTGATGGCAAATTTGAGTCTCAAATTGATTGTTACAAGGTATGCCTGTTCAAAATAGATTAAAACAATAACGCAGGTGTGGTGCTGAAAAGACACATTCACTATGGTTATGAGCATGTGCATATGGGTCACATTATTGGACATAAACCAGCAACGGACATTGAGGGATGATGATACATCAACAGAGATTAAGAAGCACCTGCAGAGTTTAAGTCCAAGGCCTGCTGCCCAAAACTGAAGACTgcctctcttttctttgcttCTAAAAATAAGGAATACCACTCAGCCAAATGTTTTGATCCCCCcagcagtaaaacaaaaacctgaaaTACCAAAAAACACCTCCATATTCATCAATAAGCCAAACAACAATTGCTGAGAGGTGTACTTGAACGCATGTTAGAGACTGTATTTCTATCACTTtgcaaaaaatctgaatttataaTGATCAGATTTCTTAGTAACAGAAGATTATTTCTTTCTACAAGTGAAGGCAGCATTGTTCATAGACTGCAGAGCTGACACAGCACCACAAGTTAATCCTAATGTGACCACAGGGTCACAGATGTAGGTTCACATCACTTGCCTTCATCTGATTTTCAGTGATAGTAGTTTGCTGGGTCAATGCTATCTGGGGCAGCTAGTGTCTATCGAACGATGTCAGTATACAGacatataatgtaaatatagaaatataaggCATAAAGCCCGAAGCTCTCAATATTAAAGGTTTTGCTTTCTTTGAGCAGATGAATTCACAAGAAAATGCAAGGGAGCTATACGTTATGTGAAGGCGCCTGATTGGTTACCAGAGGGgggttttgctttttttttttctagtgaGCCATCTGTCACCGAATTCACACTCTCCCCACTTACCAAATAGCTGCCAAAGTCTCTAAACCAAgagcacacacattcaaacacaacgACATATACCCTACTAGGCACACGCTCAAGCCTGTTCACGATCAGCTTGACAAGTTAATCAGAAAAAGCCATGCAGAAAATGGATAAAATTGTTACAGGATTATATGTGCAGGTTGACCTTTAAATTTCAGCATATCATTCATCATGTAGTCGAAGGTTTATATACCGTATAATGCTGGACTTGTTTACGAGCCACAGTACACATCTTACCTTAGGATCTAAGTAATCTTGTTACACCTGTACTATTCAGGTAGAGCTATACTACACTGACGCACTGTAGTGCTTTTACATGATAAGCTACTCTAACTAACTGAAGCATGTGTCAGTTAAAGCTGTAAACAGGGCAAAAGTAAGAATTTTGTCTATCGTGGTATATCCTGTTTcaattaaagatttattttcgAGAATGTATGATGATATAATTTCTTTAttcacaataatattaatattttctgaaGAAAACATTGTGACAGTTCTGTCCATGGCAGTGGACCTCAAATATGAATTGTTTGAAATTTACAGTAGATTTTGCAGGTGTCAAGATCTTGaatctttattttcatgacCACATGAGATTTGGATCTGTGCCGTGAACAGGAAATATCCAAATCTCATGCCATGAAATTTACTTAAATACCAGGTTCCTGGATGGTGAGCCCTTTGTGTTTAAGGTCATCTGAACTTTATGTAAAgtaaattcaaatataaaatgtggtAAAATTTGCATGCAACAACCTTGTGAACCTAGTTTACATTACCTTCATTTTTCCATGCAAATCTTTCCATGCAACTTTTCTACAAACTCAAACAAATTTAGTCACATCATTGGTGCATCGTGTATGTAATGATTACAAGTCACTAACCTTTCCATCTCAGCAAGCATTAAAAACtttctattttaaatttttGGCATTTCCACTCGTGAAACACTTAAAATGCACAAGATGGTGGCTGAAAATTAATTCACATTTGTGACAGGAACTCATATTTTGGTAAAGACTTAACAGATACTAGTATCGTCAGTATGCTGCCGTTTGTTTTGTCAGGGTTTATTGAGGGCTCTGATGACATTGCAGCCTCTTGGTAAAGTATTTTGCCAATGGTCTGAgcacaaactgaaaaataatgaaaaatccTCTTTCAGCTTTTATATTTTGTAGCAGTGTGTCATACCTTATCTTTAGTTTTGTCAACAGCATAGGTATTACCTTATTTGATAGTTATGATTATTTGGTActgatgcaaaaaaatacatttgtttacataccTTGCTTTCATGAATATAAACAAGTGTTTCTTTCTACAAAACCCTTTTTCCTCAAACAAAAGAAGCTCTGTGGCCCCATGGTGCCTACACTcaaaatcttttttctctccactcaCCGATCTCTTTTCCCAGTCCTGAGTGCAGGATGGCACCAGCCGAGGTGACCACCGCACAGGTCTTGAAGCTGCTCTGGTCCTGCCGTCTGTGCAGTCGCTCCAGTGGACGAGACGGCACAAGACGAGCCCAGCCGAGTGAGGAAAAGGGCTGCTCCGACCCATCCACTGTCCTGAGCTGGGCCTGGGCTTTCATTTGACACAGCAGCTCCTTGGCACTCTGGGCGTTCTTGCGATGCCCCGTGTAggaaacatggtgtttgttggCACTGACGTAGTCCTTCATGGCGCGCTGCAGCCGAGGACTCAGCATGCCAGACGACACGCGACCCCTCCACAACCGCTGCACCACCGAGGCCGACTTGGAGAAGTAATATTCCTCCAGATCAGAGGAGTCTCCACCGACCCTCCTGCCTGCTGTAGTCCTCATTCTGTTTCCCAGCTCTTCATCTTCATTATCCCTctcatcttcttcatcctccccaCCGTGGTGGCGGTTAGTGTTGACGTGGTTCTGGTACTCTGTCTGGGAAGTTCTCTCACGACTCTGGACCGACGGGTCTGAGTGAGAACCCACATTTTCTGTACCAAAGGAGGACCAGGCAGCCAGGCTCTGTGGGTCTAGGTAGTCCTGGTGGCTGGTCTCCTGGCTACCATATATGGCGTAGGGAGCACTGTTGGGGCTGTTGCTCACATCCAGGCTGAGCTCTGGGGTCGTGGAGCTGGCAGAGGGCTCCGGCTCTGGCTGGTCTCGGGGGTAGGTTGTAGTTAAGGTGGAAGCCAGTTCAGGTCGGGAGCCCAGGTTGGCATGCTGTTGGTGGGAGGCCTGTATGGATGTAAGGCGCCGGGTGTCTGGGTGCTGGGACAGTAAAGAGCCCATGGACGTCAGCGGCTCATTCACACGAGCGTCCAGGAAGTAAGAGAGGAGggcgaggaagaggagaaccCAGGCCAGCATTCCGATCAGCACGAGCCTCCGCCACTGCCTCATACTGGACTTCATTACCTCTCACTCACATACACGCCTGTTCAGCTGGCCCACCAACAATAAAGCCCCACGGCCAGGACTTAGCCCAGGTCAGCTGGAGGGCCTGTGAAAGAAGAAAGCTCAAGATGAAACTGATCaggggagatgggggggggggtatggaCTAGGAGAGCAGAAGTTTGAGACGCTCACCTCGACCAATGGTTCTATTTCTTCATGACCATGTGTCCTCCAGGATTTAAGAAGAGCCTGTGGAGAGGAGTGGTACAAATTATTTGTAGTCAAGAGTGCACATGCATACAtgatgctgtgtgtgcatgaaaaaaaacaaaaaaacactgctcacaccacaggaaaaaaaactccTGCTGGCGAGAACTTTGCTGCTTTCCACTCTTAacacaaaaagagacatttcattTAGAATCATCTATTACTTGGAATCAAgctacagcttttttttatttaatcttctTGTTATCACAACAAGAAGATAAATAAACTGATGGCAGATTCTCAGACAGCAAAATTTAAGAATcacacaaaattatttttataaccCTAAATTAATAAACAGATATACTCAAGGGTTTCCCCCAAGGAACTTGTTTAGTGGGAAGGTCAGTACACATTTTAACCTTACTTTAACTTGATGTTAATGTTTGGTGAAATTTCCAAATGGtgaacataaaaataactttagtCTGACATGCAGTGTAGAagttctctctcacacatgagtaatattaagtaaaaaatTTAAACTTATCCCATTAAGACCTATTATATCAtcataactttattttcatatattgtCACTAGATCACTGTTAATCACTTCACTCATGTATATCTATGATGGCCTTTGCTATGTGATGTTGCGCCAGTGCAAATACGTCCTGCGGCTTAACAAGCTTTATGTGATATTTCATAaacattttacttatttcttCTTCTGACATTAGCATAAATTAGTGCTGAAACTAAGTggggtttttatgttttttggggttttttttt
The Anoplopoma fimbria isolate UVic2021 breed Golden Eagle Sablefish chromosome 16, Afim_UVic_2022, whole genome shotgun sequence genome window above contains:
- the st6gal2a gene encoding beta-galactoside alpha-2,6-sialyltransferase 2 isoform X1 — its product is MKSSMRQWRRLVLIGMLAWVLLFLALLSYFLDARVNEPLTSMGSLLSQHPDTRRLTSIQASHQQHANLGSRPELASTLTTTYPRDQPEPEPSASSTTPELSLDVSNSPNSAPYAIYGSQETSHQDYLDPQSLAAWSSFGTENVGSHSDPSVQSRERTSQTEYQNHVNTNRHHGGEDEEDERDNEDEELGNRMRTTAGRRVGGDSSDLEEYYFSKSASVVQRLWRGRVSSGMLSPRLQRAMKDYVSANKHHVSYTGHRKNAQSAKELLCQMKAQAQLRTVDGSEQPFSSLGWARLVPSRPLERLHRRQDQSSFKTCAVVTSAGAILHSGLGKEIDNHDAVLRFNAAPTEGYERDVGNKTTIRIINSQILANPRHRFNTSSIYKNVTLVAWDPAPYTVNLQKWYASPDYNLFGPYMEHRKLHPSQPFYILHPSYVWRLWDVIQGNTQENIQPNPPSSGFIGILLMMALCEQVHVYEYIPSMRQTDLCHYHERYYDAACTLGAYHPLLYEKSLIQRINTGPENDLRRKGRVTLPGLSTVNCDI
- the st6gal2a gene encoding beta-galactoside alpha-2,6-sialyltransferase 2 isoform X2, which encodes MKSSMRQWRRLVLIGMLAWVLLFLALLSYFLDARVNEPLTSMGSLLSQHPDTRRLTSIQASHQQHANLGSRPELASTLTTTYPRDQPEPEPSASSTTPELSLDVSNSPNSAPYAIYGSQETSHQDYLDPQSLAAWSSFGTENVGSHSDPSVQSRERTSQTEYQNHVNTNRHHGGEDEEDERDNEDEELGNRMRTTAGRRVGGDSSDLEEYYFSKSASVVQRLWRGRVSSGMLSPRLQRAMKDYVSANKHHVSYTGHRKNAQSAKELLCQMKAQAQLRTVDGSEQPFSSLGWARLVPSRPLERLHRRQDQSSFKTCAVVTSAGAILHSGLGKEIDNHDAVLRFNAAPTEGYERDVGNKTTIRIINSQILANPRHRFNTSSIYKNVTLVAWDPAPYTVNLQKWYASPDYNLFGPYMEHRKLHPSQPFYILHPSYVWRLWDVIQGNTQENIQPNPPSSGFIAVAAH